TCCGCGCCGCCGTCCTGGCCCGCCTCATCGCCCACCCGGGCGGCCTCGCCGAGCCGGCCCTGCAACTGATCCGCAGCACGGAGAGCGCCGACATACCGGCGAACATCGCCCACCTGGACCGAGCCATGGACCAGCCCGCGACGGCACCGGCTCCGACGGCGCGTTGACGGCGCGTCAGCGGCCCCCGGCGGGGGTGGCGAAGGGGGGGCAGCGGGGGTGGGACCCCCGGTGGCCGCCGTTGCCGCGCGCGGGCGCGGGGAGGAGGCCGCGGCGCTCGTCGTAGCGCAGCGTCTGTACGTGCACGCCGGCCGCCGCGGCGACCTGCCCGCTGCGCAGGGTGCCGCTCACCGCGCCGCCACCGCGTCGATCCGCGCGGCGAGGGCGTCGAGGACGGCCGCGTGCGCCGGGTCCACGGCGATGTCCAGCCACAGCCGCACGGCCGTACAGTCCCCGCCGCGGCCGGCGGCGGTGCCCGTGCCGGTGTCGGCGCCCGTGCCGCTGCCCGTGTCCGTGCCGGTCGTGAAGGTGAAGAACGAGCAGCAGCCGCTCTCCCGTTCCGCCAAGTCCCGCACCCGCTCGCCGACTTCCGGCCCGCCCGCCAGCACCAGCCGCAGCCGCAGCGGCTCCGGCCGGGACAGCGAGACCGGCCCCGCCGCGAACAGCGCGTCCCACTCGGCCACCCGCAAGGGGCGTTCGGCGGTGGGGAGGGTGCAGGACCGCGGCACCCACGCAAGGTCACTCATGGCGCTCTCCCGTCGTCGCGTCCCCGATGACGGGGACGCTCTCGACGGTAACCCGTACCCGGGTACCGGTTGCAGGCGCGGGCGGCCGACGCGGACTGCCTCGCCGGCCGCGGGGATCACTTCGTGCGCGGGTCGCCGTCCCGCTTGCCGTCGCCGTCGCCGTCCCCGCCGTCGTCCTTGCCCTCGTCGTCCTTCGCGTTCACGTCGCCGAGCTTCTTCAGGAACTCCGGGTTGTCGTCGGGTGCCACCCAGCCGCCGCGGCCCGGCCGGCGACCGCCGCCGCCCGCGCCCTCGCCCGCGATCACCGGGCGCCCCCGCGGCCGGCCGCCGATGAACCACGCCAGCGGGCCGAAGAGCACCGAGCCGAAGAGCACGATGATCGCCACCCAGACCAGCTTGGGCAGGTTCCGTACGTCCCTCTCCGGGGTGTTCAGGCAGTCGATGAACGCATAGATCCACACCGCCAGGACCAGGAGAAACGGCAGATACCTGAGCATGTGGGGCCCTTCGACGTGCGGTGCAGCGGCGGCGCGGCGGTCTCCTCGCCGGGTTCGGTGCGGCTCCCGTACGGACCCCGCGGTTCCGTCCAGGGTAATCCGTGGCGGAGACACCCCCGCGACCCCGCCCGCGCCCCGCCCCCCACCCCCTTCGCGGACCGCGCCCGGCGCCTGGCGGATACTGGGGCGCATGGCTTACGACGATCTCCGCTCGCTGCTGCGGGCTCTGGAGCGCGACGGCGACCTCAAGCGCATCACGGCCGAGGTCGATCCGTACCTCGAAGTCGGCGAGATCACCGACCGCGTGAACAAGGCCGGCGGACCCGCGCTGCTCTTCGAGAACGTCAAGGGCTCCGCCATGCCGCTGGCGATGAACGTCTACGGCACCGACCGCCGGCTCCTCAAGGCCCTCGGCCTCGGCTCGTACGCGGAGATCGGCGAGCGCATCGGCGGGCTGCTCAAGCCCGAACTGCCGCAGGGCTTCACGGGCGTACGCGAGGCGTTCGGCAAGCTCGGCACCATGGCGCACGTACCGCCGCGGAAGGCGAAGGACGGGCCGGTCCAGGAGACCGT
The Streptomyces sp. CNQ-509 DNA segment above includes these coding regions:
- a CDS encoding MerR family DNA-binding transcriptional regulator, with the translated sequence MSGTLRSGQVAAAAGVHVQTLRYDERRGLLPAPARGNGGHRGSHPRCPPFATPAGGR
- a CDS encoding PLDc N-terminal domain-containing protein, giving the protein MLRYLPFLLVLAVWIYAFIDCLNTPERDVRNLPKLVWVAIIVLFGSVLFGPLAWFIGGRPRGRPVIAGEGAGGGGRRPGRGGWVAPDDNPEFLKKLGDVNAKDDEGKDDGGDGDGDGKRDGDPRTK